GGGCTGGTACCAATCGAATCGATGGCTGACAGTAATCCTCGACCTTCCTGACGTTCTACCAGATTCGTATATTGAAAACCAATGGCTACATAAATTAAAGCCCGCAACAGTGTACCGCCCACGGTTGCGATTACATTGCCCAATACAAGCCAGAAACTAGTCATATTGGGCAGTAATTTCATACCCGTCAGAACACCAATAATGCCTGCAGGAACGGAAAAAATCATCCCAACAATTGCGGAAATAATCCCCATCACCACAATCAGCCCAAAGGTCGACCACCACTTATCCCGAATCAGGGTGAAACATCGGTTCCAGGTCTGCCCAAAATCAGTTCCTTCAAACGTAGTAACGACCAGTCCCAGCGATAAAACAATACCGACATAAACGCCCGGAATGACAAAAAACATAGTCGCTATAAATGAAATAATCGCGCTCAGTACACTTATCAGAACGCCCCGACCAATCAGCGGCTGCATTTCTTCCCAAACCTCTGTGACGCTGATGTCAACCGTTCCGGTAAAACTCGTCGGTGCATTAAACTCCGCTTTACGGGCATACACCTTCATATGGGCGTAGGTAGCCAGACTGACGGCCAGAATAGCCAGTAGGCTAAACAGAATCGAAATACCGAAGGACGGTGAAAATACAGCCTGTATCATCTGAAAAGGAGCCTCGTCCGGGTCACCTCCCCCTCTCGATAATGTGGCCAGGTCAAATATATTCGACTGCATCACTCCCGAAGCGATTCCCGCCACTAAAGCAACCGGACCGACAATGTACAGGAGCGATAACCCCAGGCTCCGAAAATTCTGGGTGATGTACTGAAAGGTTACGTTGATTTTATCGCCAAAATCACGTTGTTGAAACAGCTGAATCATGGTTGCAGTTTACGGTTTAGGTGAATCGGGTAATACACAAAATACCAGCCAATGAAAGTAGCTGAAATAAGAATAATTCCGCCACTAACTACCGGGGGCAACGTCATACGGGTAATAAAACTTTCGAGAAAGCCAGCCGTGATAAAAATGGGGACCAACCCAATGGCTATTTTAAGCCCTTGTTTGACTCCTCGCTTAAACGATTCCAGCCGCGAATACGTACCCGGAAACAGAAGGCTGTTCCCTACCGTCAGTCCTGCACAACCCGCAATAACAATAGCCGAAATTTCGAGCGTACCGTGAATCCAGATTTTCAGAACCGAATCGAGCAGCAGACCTCGTTCGTAAAAGAAATACTGAAACGATCCCAGCATCACCCCGTTATAAAACAACATAACGATGGTACCCACCGAGGCAAACAACCCGAAAATGAACGTGCGGAAAGCCACAAAAATGTTATTCATGGTAATCTGAACAAACATCGTAGCCTGATCGCTGCTGTTATAAACGCCCAGTGGATCTCCCTTCTTGATGTTTTCGAGGGTCATGTTTACATACCAATCGCCCAGAATAAGCCGTACAAATGTATTATCGTGTGCCGCCGAAACCCAACCGAGTATACATGCCACCAGAAAAATCGCAGCCGCCAGCGCCAGCATTCGATGCGACTGTTGAAATAAAAGCGGCAGTTCGTATTGCCAGAACAGCCGAAACCGTCCC
This window of the Spirosoma aerolatum genome carries:
- a CDS encoding stage II sporulation protein M; amino-acid sequence: MREALFVKRNSDKWRDIEQNPTRDPDELTARFVELTDDLSYARTFYPNANVTRYLNGLAGQMHRGLMQNRRDDRGRFRLFWQYELPLLFQQSHRMLALAAAIFLVACILGWVSAAHDNTFVRLILGDWYVNMTLENIKKGDPLGVYNSSDQATMFVQITMNNIFVAFRTFIFGLFASVGTIVMLFYNGVMLGSFQYFFYERGLLLDSVLKIWIHGTLEISAIVIAGCAGLTVGNSLLFPGTYSRLESFKRGVKQGLKIAIGLVPIFITAGFLESFITRMTLPPVVSGGIILISATFIGWYFVYYPIHLNRKLQP